Proteins encoded together in one Cicer arietinum cultivar CDC Frontier isolate Library 1 chromosome 4, Cicar.CDCFrontier_v2.0, whole genome shotgun sequence window:
- the LOC101504479 gene encoding probable UDP-N-acetylglucosamine--peptide N-acetylglucosaminyltransferase SPINDLY isoform X2 produces the protein MAWMEDNDGNGKEKELGGKEKELGGNNGFPKVTEPSVSSGGSGGDDISYANILRSRNKFVDSLALYERVLESDGGNVEALIGKGICLQMQNMGRLAFDSFSEAIKLDPQNACALTHCGILYKEEGRLMEAAESYQKALRVDPAYKAAAECLSIVLTDIGTNIKLAGNTQEGIQKYFEALKIDPHYAPAYYNLGVVYSEMMQYDMALTFYEKAASERPMYAEAYCNMGVIYKNRGDLEAAIACYERCLAVSPNFEIAKNNMAIALTDLGTKVKLEGDINRGVAFYKKALYYNWHYADAMYNLGVAYGEMLKFDMAIVFYELAFHFNPHCAEACNNLGVIYKDRDNLDKAVECYQGKMDAAASMIEKAIIANPTYAEAYNNLGVLYRDAGDIALAINAYEQCLKIDPDSRNAGQNRLLAMNYIDEGNDDKLFEAHRDWGRRFMRLYQQFTSWDNSKDPERPLVIGYVSPDYFTHSVSYFIEAPLIYHDYAKYKVIVYSAVVKADAKTNRFREKVLKKGGIWKDIYGTDEKKVADMVREDQVDILVELTGHTANNKLGMMACRPAPVQVTWIGYPNTTGLPTIDYRITDSLADPLETKQKHVEELVRLPDCFLCYTPSPEAGPVCPTPALSNGFITFGSFNNLAKITPKVLKVWARILCAIPNSRLVVKCKPFCCDSVRQRFLSTLEQLGLEPLRVDLLPLILLNHDHMQAYSLMDISLDTFPYAGTTTTCESLYMGVPCVTMAGSVHAHNVGVSLLSKVGLGNLIAKNEDEYVKLAMKLASDVSALQNLRMSLRELMSKSPVCDGAKFALGLESTYRHMWRRYCKGDVPSLKRMELLEQPVTAEKNSERAAIVAKVSDGSPGSVMANGFSSMQPPKLNSNGCEENGGSLKYSSKQGVVDAS, from the exons ATGGCTTGGATGGAAGATAATGATGGGaatggaaaagaaaaggaattaggtggaaaagaaaaagagttaGGTGGGAATAATGGTTTTCCGAAAGTGACAGAACCATCTGTTAGTTCTGGTGGCTCTGGTGGGGACGATATTTCTTATGCCAACATTTTGCGTTCGAGGAACAAGTTTGTGGACTCTCTTGCTTTGTATGAACGTGTGTTGGAGAGTGATGGTGGAAATGTGGAGGCTCTCATTGGAAAAGGGATATGCTTGCAGATGCAGAATATGGGTAGGCTTGCTTTTGATAGTTTCTCCGAGGCTATTAAGTTGGATCCTCAGAATGCTTGTGCTCTCACGCATTGTGGTATTCTTTATAAAGAAGAAGGTCGCTTGATGGAGGCAGCCGAG TCATATCAAAAGGCTTTACGAGTGGATCCTGCGTACAAAGCAGCTGCTGAATGCTTATCCATTGTTCTGACGGATATTGGTACCAACATAAAGCTTGCAGGAAACACTCAGGAGggaattcaaaaatattttgaagccCTCAAAATAGATCCGCACTATGCT CCAGCATATTATAACCTTGGTGTGGTCTATTCTGAAATGATGCAATATGACATGGCTCTCACTTTCTATGAAAAAGCTGCATCAGAGAGGCCTATGTATGCTGAAGCATATTGCAACATGGGCGTGATTTATAAAAATCGAGGTGATTTGGAAGCAGCTATTGCTTGTTATGAGAG GTGTTTAGCTGTTTCACCTAACTTCGagattgcaaaaaataataTGGCTATAGCTTTGACAGATTTGGGAACAAAG GTTAAATTGGAGGGTGACATCAACCGGGGTGTGGCTTTTTATAAGAAAGCCTTGTATTATAATTGGCATTATGCTGATGCTATGTATAATCTCGGGGTTGCTTATGGTGAGATGCTTAAGTTTGATATG GCTATTGTGTTCTATGAACTCGCCTTCCATTTCAATCCACATTGCGCGGAAGCTTGTAATAATCTAGGCGTTATATATAAAGATCGTGACAACCTCGATAAAGCTGTAGAATGCTACCAG GGTAAAATGGATGCTGCTGCAAGTATGATTGAGAAAGCTATCATTGCAAATCCAACATATGCAGAAGCATACAATAACCTAG GAGTTCTTTACAGGGATGCTGGTGATATTGCTCTAGCAATTAATGCTTATGAACAATGTCTCAAGATTGATCCTGACTCTCGAAATGCTGGCCAG AACCGCTTGCTTGCGATGAATTACATAGATGAAGGAAATGATGACAAACTTTTTGAAGCTCACAG GGATTGGGGTAGGCGATTTATGAGACTATATCAACAATTCACATCATGGGATAACTCAAAAGATCCCGAACGGCCTCTTGTGATAGGATATGTATCTCCTGATTATTTTACACACTCTGTGTCATATTTCATAGAAGCTCCCCTTATCTATCATGACTATGCCAAATATAAAGTGATTGTTTATTCAGCCGTTGTCAAG GCAGATGCAAAAACCAATCGGTTTAGAGAGAAAGTCTTAAAAAAGGGCGGGATCTGGAAAGATATATATGGGACTGATGAAAAGAAGGTTGCCGATATGGTTAGAGAAGATCAAGTTGATATTTTGGTTGAACTTACTGGTCATACTGCAAACAATAAGCTGGGAATGATGGCATGTCGACCCGCTCCAGTTCag GTGACTTGGATTGGTTATCCCAATACTACAGGATTACCTACAATTGATTATAGAATCACTGATTCACTGGCAGACCCTCTTGAAACAAAGCAGAA GCATGTTGAAGAGCTAGTCCGATTACCAGATTGCTTCCTTTGTTATACTCCTTCCCCTGAGGCTGGTCCTGTGTGTCCAACTCCTGCTCTTTCCAATGGTTTTATCACATTTGGTAGTTTTAACAATCTTGCCAAG ATTACTCCTAAAGTTTTGAAGGTTTGGGCAAGGATACTGTGTGCAATTCCAAATTCTCGCCTTGTGGTAAAATGTAAACCATTTTGCTGTGATAGTGTGAGACAGAGGTTTCTTTCAACACTAGAGCAGTTAGGCTTGGAACCACTACGTGTTGATCTTCTGCCCCTTATTCTTCTTAACCATGATCATATGCAAGCATATTCCCTAATGGACATCAG TTTGGACACATTTCCATATGCTGGGACGACTACGACATGTGAATCTTTATATATGGGAGTTCCATGTGTTACAATGGCTGGTTCAGTACATGCGCACAACGTCGGTGTTAGTCTTCTTAGCAAAGTTG GTCTGGGGAATTTGATTGCCaaaaatgaagatgaatatgttaaaTTGGCCATGAAGTTAGCCTCCGACGTTTCAGCATTACAAAACTTGAGAATGAGTCTGCGAGAGCTCATGTCCAAGTCCCCTGTCTGTGATGGAGCAAAATTTGCCCTTGGTCTTGAATCAACATATAGGCACATGTGGCGCAGATATTGTAAAGGAGATGTTCCGTCATTGAAACGAATGGAGTTATTAGAACAGCCTGTCACTGCTGAAAAGAACTCTGAGCGAGCAGCAATAGTTGCAAAGGTAAGTGACGGCAGCCCTGGATCTGTCATGGCCAATGGATTCAGTTCAATGCAGCCACCCAAGCTTAATAGTAATGGCTGCGAAGAAAATGGTGGGTCCTTGAAATACAGTAGTAAGCAGGGAGTGGTGGATGCAAGTTGA
- the LOC101505333 gene encoding casparian strip membrane protein 2 — MSTNIDIQESTKETKGKAALIASPARPGGWKKGIAIMDFILRLGAIAAALGAAASMGTSDQTLPFFTQFFQFEASYDSFTTFQFFVITMAIVAGYLVLSLPFSIVAIIRPHAPGPRLFLIILDSVFLTLATASAASAASIVYLAHNGNQDTNWLAICNQFGDFCAQTSGAVVSSFVAVVVFVFLVVMSALALGKH, encoded by the exons ATGTCAACCAACATTGATATCCAAGAGTCAACCAAAGAAACTAAAGGAAAAGCTGCTTTAATTGCATCCCCTGCAAGGCCAGGAGGATGGAAAAAGGGCATAGCCATAATGGATTTCATTCTAAGGTTAGGTGCCATAGCGGCCGCTCTCGGCGCTGCGGCCTCCATGGGAACAAGTGATCAAACTCTCCCTTTCTTCACTCAATTCTTTCAGTTTGAAGCTAGCTATGACAGCTTTACTACCTTCCA GTTTTTTGTTATTACAATGGCAATAGTGGCTGGCTACTTGGTCCTGTCTCTACCTTTCTCAATAGTAGCCATCATTCGCCCCCATGCACCTGGACCAAGGCTTTTTCTCATCATCCTAGACTCT GTGTTTCTGACTCTGGCTACTGCTAGTGCAGCTTCAGCTGCTTCAATAGTATACTTAGCACACAATGGGAATCAGGACACAAATTGGCTTGCAATTTGCaatcaatttggagatttttgTGCACAAACAAGTGGAGCAGTCGTGTCATCAtttgttgctgttgttgttTTTGTCTTCTTAGTTGTCATGTCTGCTTTGGCTCTTGGAAAGCATTGA
- the LOC101504479 gene encoding probable UDP-N-acetylglucosamine--peptide N-acetylglucosaminyltransferase SPINDLY isoform X1, with amino-acid sequence MAWMEDNDGNGKEKELGGKEKELGGNNGFPKVTEPSVSSGGSGGDDISYANILRSRNKFVDSLALYERVLESDGGNVEALIGKGICLQMQNMGRLAFDSFSEAIKLDPQNACALTHCGILYKEEGRLMEAAESYQKALRVDPAYKAAAECLSIVLTDIGTNIKLAGNTQEGIQKYFEALKIDPHYAPAYYNLGVVYSEMMQYDMALTFYEKAASERPMYAEAYCNMGVIYKNRGDLEAAIACYERCLAVSPNFEIAKNNMAIALTDLGTKVKLEGDINRGVAFYKKALYYNWHYADAMYNLGVAYGEMLKFDMAIVFYELAFHFNPHCAEACNNLGVIYKDRDNLDKAVECYQLALSIKPNFSQSLNNLGVVYTVQGKMDAAASMIEKAIIANPTYAEAYNNLGVLYRDAGDIALAINAYEQCLKIDPDSRNAGQNRLLAMNYIDEGNDDKLFEAHRDWGRRFMRLYQQFTSWDNSKDPERPLVIGYVSPDYFTHSVSYFIEAPLIYHDYAKYKVIVYSAVVKADAKTNRFREKVLKKGGIWKDIYGTDEKKVADMVREDQVDILVELTGHTANNKLGMMACRPAPVQVTWIGYPNTTGLPTIDYRITDSLADPLETKQKHVEELVRLPDCFLCYTPSPEAGPVCPTPALSNGFITFGSFNNLAKITPKVLKVWARILCAIPNSRLVVKCKPFCCDSVRQRFLSTLEQLGLEPLRVDLLPLILLNHDHMQAYSLMDISLDTFPYAGTTTTCESLYMGVPCVTMAGSVHAHNVGVSLLSKVGLGNLIAKNEDEYVKLAMKLASDVSALQNLRMSLRELMSKSPVCDGAKFALGLESTYRHMWRRYCKGDVPSLKRMELLEQPVTAEKNSERAAIVAKVSDGSPGSVMANGFSSMQPPKLNSNGCEENGGSLKYSSKQGVVDAS; translated from the exons ATGGCTTGGATGGAAGATAATGATGGGaatggaaaagaaaaggaattaggtggaaaagaaaaagagttaGGTGGGAATAATGGTTTTCCGAAAGTGACAGAACCATCTGTTAGTTCTGGTGGCTCTGGTGGGGACGATATTTCTTATGCCAACATTTTGCGTTCGAGGAACAAGTTTGTGGACTCTCTTGCTTTGTATGAACGTGTGTTGGAGAGTGATGGTGGAAATGTGGAGGCTCTCATTGGAAAAGGGATATGCTTGCAGATGCAGAATATGGGTAGGCTTGCTTTTGATAGTTTCTCCGAGGCTATTAAGTTGGATCCTCAGAATGCTTGTGCTCTCACGCATTGTGGTATTCTTTATAAAGAAGAAGGTCGCTTGATGGAGGCAGCCGAG TCATATCAAAAGGCTTTACGAGTGGATCCTGCGTACAAAGCAGCTGCTGAATGCTTATCCATTGTTCTGACGGATATTGGTACCAACATAAAGCTTGCAGGAAACACTCAGGAGggaattcaaaaatattttgaagccCTCAAAATAGATCCGCACTATGCT CCAGCATATTATAACCTTGGTGTGGTCTATTCTGAAATGATGCAATATGACATGGCTCTCACTTTCTATGAAAAAGCTGCATCAGAGAGGCCTATGTATGCTGAAGCATATTGCAACATGGGCGTGATTTATAAAAATCGAGGTGATTTGGAAGCAGCTATTGCTTGTTATGAGAG GTGTTTAGCTGTTTCACCTAACTTCGagattgcaaaaaataataTGGCTATAGCTTTGACAGATTTGGGAACAAAG GTTAAATTGGAGGGTGACATCAACCGGGGTGTGGCTTTTTATAAGAAAGCCTTGTATTATAATTGGCATTATGCTGATGCTATGTATAATCTCGGGGTTGCTTATGGTGAGATGCTTAAGTTTGATATG GCTATTGTGTTCTATGAACTCGCCTTCCATTTCAATCCACATTGCGCGGAAGCTTGTAATAATCTAGGCGTTATATATAAAGATCGTGACAACCTCGATAAAGCTGTAGAATGCTACCAG CTTGCTTTGTCAATCAAACCCAACTTTTCACAGTCATTAAATAATCTTGGTGTTGTATACACTGTTCAG GGTAAAATGGATGCTGCTGCAAGTATGATTGAGAAAGCTATCATTGCAAATCCAACATATGCAGAAGCATACAATAACCTAG GAGTTCTTTACAGGGATGCTGGTGATATTGCTCTAGCAATTAATGCTTATGAACAATGTCTCAAGATTGATCCTGACTCTCGAAATGCTGGCCAG AACCGCTTGCTTGCGATGAATTACATAGATGAAGGAAATGATGACAAACTTTTTGAAGCTCACAG GGATTGGGGTAGGCGATTTATGAGACTATATCAACAATTCACATCATGGGATAACTCAAAAGATCCCGAACGGCCTCTTGTGATAGGATATGTATCTCCTGATTATTTTACACACTCTGTGTCATATTTCATAGAAGCTCCCCTTATCTATCATGACTATGCCAAATATAAAGTGATTGTTTATTCAGCCGTTGTCAAG GCAGATGCAAAAACCAATCGGTTTAGAGAGAAAGTCTTAAAAAAGGGCGGGATCTGGAAAGATATATATGGGACTGATGAAAAGAAGGTTGCCGATATGGTTAGAGAAGATCAAGTTGATATTTTGGTTGAACTTACTGGTCATACTGCAAACAATAAGCTGGGAATGATGGCATGTCGACCCGCTCCAGTTCag GTGACTTGGATTGGTTATCCCAATACTACAGGATTACCTACAATTGATTATAGAATCACTGATTCACTGGCAGACCCTCTTGAAACAAAGCAGAA GCATGTTGAAGAGCTAGTCCGATTACCAGATTGCTTCCTTTGTTATACTCCTTCCCCTGAGGCTGGTCCTGTGTGTCCAACTCCTGCTCTTTCCAATGGTTTTATCACATTTGGTAGTTTTAACAATCTTGCCAAG ATTACTCCTAAAGTTTTGAAGGTTTGGGCAAGGATACTGTGTGCAATTCCAAATTCTCGCCTTGTGGTAAAATGTAAACCATTTTGCTGTGATAGTGTGAGACAGAGGTTTCTTTCAACACTAGAGCAGTTAGGCTTGGAACCACTACGTGTTGATCTTCTGCCCCTTATTCTTCTTAACCATGATCATATGCAAGCATATTCCCTAATGGACATCAG TTTGGACACATTTCCATATGCTGGGACGACTACGACATGTGAATCTTTATATATGGGAGTTCCATGTGTTACAATGGCTGGTTCAGTACATGCGCACAACGTCGGTGTTAGTCTTCTTAGCAAAGTTG GTCTGGGGAATTTGATTGCCaaaaatgaagatgaatatgttaaaTTGGCCATGAAGTTAGCCTCCGACGTTTCAGCATTACAAAACTTGAGAATGAGTCTGCGAGAGCTCATGTCCAAGTCCCCTGTCTGTGATGGAGCAAAATTTGCCCTTGGTCTTGAATCAACATATAGGCACATGTGGCGCAGATATTGTAAAGGAGATGTTCCGTCATTGAAACGAATGGAGTTATTAGAACAGCCTGTCACTGCTGAAAAGAACTCTGAGCGAGCAGCAATAGTTGCAAAGGTAAGTGACGGCAGCCCTGGATCTGTCATGGCCAATGGATTCAGTTCAATGCAGCCACCCAAGCTTAATAGTAATGGCTGCGAAGAAAATGGTGGGTCCTTGAAATACAGTAGTAAGCAGGGAGTGGTGGATGCAAGTTGA
- the LOC101505014 gene encoding casparian strip membrane protein 2 — protein MSTSTTIDVPESSNIKGKTTLVAPPRPGGWKKGMAIMDFILRLGAIAAALGAAASMGTSDQTLPFFTQFFQFEASYDSFTTFQFFVISMAIVGGYLVLSLPFSIVAIIRPHAKGPRLFLIILDTVFLTLATSCGASAASIVYLAHNGNQDTNWLAICNQFGDFCAQTSGAVVSSFVTVVILVLLVVMSALVLGKH, from the exons ATGTCAACAAGTACAACCATTGATGTTCCGGAATCAAGCAACATTAAGGGAAAAACAACTCTAGTTGCACCTCCAAGGCCAGGAGGATGGAAGAAAGGCATGGCAATAATGGACTTCATTCTAAGGTTAGGCGCCATAGCTGCCGCTCTCGGCGCGGCGGCCTCCATGGGAACAAGTGATCAAACTCTTCCTTTCTTCACTCAGTTCTTTCAATTTGAAGCTAGCTATGATAGCTTTACTACCTTCCA gttttttgttatttcaatggCAATTGTAGGTGGCTACTTAGTCCTATCTCTACCATTCTCCATAGTAGCCATCATTCGCCCTCATGCAAAAGGACCAAGGCTTTTCCTGATTATCTTAGACACT GTGTTTCTTACTCTAGCTACGTCTTGTGGTGCTTCAGCTGCTTCAATAGTATACTTGGCACACAATGGGAATCAAGACACAAATTGGcttgctatttgcaatcaatttggagatttttgTGCACAGACAAGTGGAGCAGTTGTGTCATCATTTGTAACTGTTGTTATTTTAGTCTTGTTGGTTGTCATGTCTGCTTTGGTTCTTGGGAAGCATTGA